From one Trifolium pratense cultivar HEN17-A07 linkage group LG1, ARS_RC_1.1, whole genome shotgun sequence genomic stretch:
- the LOC123902977 gene encoding zinc finger MYM-type protein 1-like, whose amino-acid sequence MEKYFKRKSSSEQSLTPSPQARDPQASDPQALDDGRRSKKLCPMKKRFLEFDLEMLPSDPGLRPRISDYHPSDRDEIRRYYFLKGPCQPKEINFPPRKFGDASRKFIPDWYTKFGGWLEYSQKEDAAYCLCCYLMRSHVGEHRGSGEAFITEGFTNWKKSDRFQVHVGGLNNAHNQAWRNCQALMKQKQHIEGAMCKQSRQVKVEYRIRLTAILDCIRFLLSQGLAFRGNKESPSSTNKGNFLQLVDFLVNHNETIREVWKNTRGNLKLTSPPIQKDFVRVAASETTKAILDDQGDSLFAIMIDESRDISVKEQMVVVLRYVNKKGQVIERFLGMVHVSDTSASSLKLALESLLAKHKLSLSRIRGQGYDGESNMRGEYNGLKSLILKENCSAFYIHYFAHQLQFALVALAKKHSEIASFFNQVATLSNVVGASAKHRDILRESQIEKVDEALKEGEISSGRGLNQEATIKRAGHTRWSSHLVRYLS is encoded by the coding sequence ATggaaaaatatttcaaaagaaaGTCAAGTTCAGAGCAATCATTAACTCCTAGTCCTCAAGCACGTGATCCTCAAGCATCTGATCCTCAAGCACTTGATGATGGACGTAGAAGTAAAAAATTGTGTCCTATGAAAAAAAGGTTTTTGGAATTTGATTTGGAAATGCTTCCTAGTGATCCTGGCTTGAGACCTAGAATTTCCGATTACCATCCAAGTGATAGAGACGAGATTAGAAGATATTATTTCCTAAAGGGCCCTTGTCAACcaaaagagattaattttcCACCAAGAAAATTTGGAGATGCCTCTCGCAAGTTTATTCCGGATTGGTATACAAAATTTGGCGGTTGGTTGGAATATAGTCAAAAGGAGGATGCGGCATATTGCTTATGTTGTTATCTCATGAGATCACATGTTGGAGAACATAGAGGTAGTGGTGAGGCCTTTATAACAGAAGGTTTTACAAATTGGAAAAAAAGTGATAGGTTCCAAGTTCATGTCGGGGGTTTAAATAACGCTCATAATCAAGCATGGAGAAATTGTCAAGCTCTAATGAAACAAAAGCAACATATTGAAGGAGCTATGTGTAAACAATCCCGTCAAGTTAAAGTGGAATATCGAATTCGCCTAACTGCCATACTTGATTGCATTCGCTTTTTACTTAGCCAAGGTTTAGCTTTTCGTGGTAATAAGGAGTCACCATCATCAACAAATAAGGGGAATTTTCTTcaacttgtggattttcttgtTAACCACAACGAAACTATTCGTGAAGTTTGGAAGAATACTCGTGGAAATCTTAAGCTAACATCTCCTCCAATTCAAAAGGATTTTGTTAGAGTTGCTGCTAGTGAAACCACTAAAGCAATACTTGATGATCAAGGAGATTCTTTATTTGCTATTATGATTGATGAATCTCGGGATATCTCAGTTAAGGAGCAAATGGTTGTAGTTTTGCGTTATGTTAATAAAAAAGGGCAAGTTATTGAGAGGTTTCTTGGTATGGTTCATGTTTCTGATACTAGTGCTTCATCATTGAAATTAGCTTTGGAGTCATTATTGGCAAAGCATAAGTTGAGTTTGTCAAGGATACGTGGACAAGGGTATGATGGAGAAAGCAACATGCGAGGTGAATATAATGGTCTCAAAAGCTTGATATTGAAAGAGAATTGTTCTGCATTCTATATTCATTATTTTGCTCATCAACTCCAATTTGCTCTTGTTGCATTAGCAAAAAAGCATTCTGAAATTGCATCATTTTTTAATCAAGTAGCTACTCTGTCTAATGTTGTTGGAGCATCAGCTAAGCATCGAGATATTCTTCGTGAAAGTCAAATTGAAAAGGTGGATGAAGCATTGAAAGAAGGCGAAATATCTAGTGGACGTGGCTTGAATCAAGAAGCTACAATTAAGAGGGCGGGGCATACTCGATGGAGCTCACATTTGGTACGTTACTTATCATAG